A genomic stretch from Flavobacterium sp. KS-LB2 includes:
- a CDS encoding O-antigen ligase family protein yields the protein MKKELTFLNYILYSIAFFILLPNSMKEVPFVVLGLFSIFLFSKDRKMDRKVFLALGLFFAVNLISLLYSKDFAYGLRRIEGFLPLLYLTFSYCVFSKMDVRFTKKFVENWILIFNGSNVVFLTIVSFYFYYKNIPITYNTIRTVFDEIPWINMHPIYLSIVSVLGILSSIYIFRENLKKCSFLIFANVGLLFLTGARATFIGFFIILFLVLLFGKLSSKIKFSVAVISCFLIYFLFAFNSDFKKRFNEMIIPVSYAAVNTNNSTSVRIAVWDCGIQKIKSSNPIIGNGIGDVPSILQECYDAEYPELGKFYNTHNQYFSILLGTGWIGLLSFLLFFVYLFIDALKNKNNFLIVLVLFYLYIFNFENIIERKYGILIMLFFVFFVFNIFTKPANKPVEIA from the coding sequence ATGAAAAAAGAATTAACTTTTCTTAATTATATTTTATATTCTATTGCTTTTTTTATTCTATTGCCTAATAGTATGAAGGAAGTGCCATTTGTTGTTTTAGGACTATTTTCTATTTTTCTATTTAGTAAAGATAGAAAAATGGATAGGAAAGTTTTTCTAGCGTTAGGGCTTTTTTTTGCAGTAAATTTGATTAGTTTGCTGTATTCTAAAGACTTTGCCTATGGGTTAAGGCGCATCGAAGGATTTCTTCCTTTGCTCTATCTTACTTTTTCCTATTGTGTATTTTCTAAAATGGATGTAAGATTTACAAAAAAGTTTGTAGAGAACTGGATATTAATTTTTAATGGCTCTAATGTTGTTTTTTTGACAATCGTTAGTTTTTATTTTTATTATAAAAATATTCCAATAACCTACAATACAATCCGGACTGTTTTCGATGAAATTCCATGGATCAATATGCATCCTATTTACTTATCTATTGTTTCGGTTTTGGGCATATTGTCGTCAATTTATATATTTAGAGAGAATCTAAAAAAATGCTCTTTTTTGATTTTTGCAAATGTTGGGCTGCTTTTTCTAACGGGAGCAAGGGCTACTTTTATCGGATTTTTTATAATTTTATTTTTGGTGTTACTTTTTGGAAAGCTTTCTTCAAAAATAAAATTTTCAGTAGCAGTTATTTCATGCTTTTTAATTTATTTCCTCTTTGCTTTTAACAGTGATTTTAAAAAGAGATTCAATGAAATGATTATTCCAGTTTCCTATGCAGCTGTAAATACAAATAATTCTACTAGCGTTCGAATTGCCGTTTGGGATTGTGGGATTCAGAAAATAAAAAGCTCCAATCCAATAATTGGAAATGGTATTGGCGATGTTCCTTCCATTTTGCAGGAATGTTATGATGCAGAATATCCCGAATTAGGGAAATTTTATAACACACACAATCAGTATTTCAGTATTCTTTTAGGAACAGGTTGGATTGGCTTACTAAGTTTCTTGCTTTTTTTTGTGTATCTTTTCATTGATGCTTTAAAAAATAAAAATAATTTTCTGATAGTACTTGTTTTATTCTATCTCTATATATTTAATTTTGAAAATATTATAGAAAGGAAATACGGAATTTTAATAATGCTATTTTTCGTATTTTTCGTATTTAATATTTTCACCAAACCGGCAAATAAACCGGTTGAAATTGCTTAA
- a CDS encoding glycosyltransferase family 4 protein: MQNKILIIGPFPPPISGVSIANQVVSKGLRKKNWQVDTINSEYSETITQNHGRISLKKLYFIKTYLHIGKVLNSKITYITIGQSYFGVLKYLPFIILAKVARKKLVMHLHGNHLLNEYNALKGMKRIIFRKLISMFDYGIVLSESLRCNLEPFLKKESIFELHNFFEASLILPLEDIVQQKEYSELRVVFLSNLMEEKGINILLEAVKKLKAKGVAIRLKVAGNKIKENDLSNYFNTLDSVDYIGVVHGEEKRQLLLWSTVFCLPTFYKMEGQPISILEAMAMGNLILTTSHAGITDVCKEQNAVFCEKKNVADLAHQLELLVDDQNQIRQKGLFNRQYANAYFTEELFIENANKILLQCIN; encoded by the coding sequence ATGCAAAATAAAATTTTAATTATAGGCCCATTTCCGCCACCAATATCTGGAGTTAGTATTGCAAATCAGGTTGTTTCTAAAGGATTGCGCAAAAAAAATTGGCAAGTGGATACGATTAATTCAGAGTATTCTGAAACCATTACACAAAACCACGGTCGCATCAGTTTAAAAAAATTGTATTTTATTAAAACCTATTTACATATTGGAAAAGTTTTAAATTCAAAAATCACGTATATTACCATAGGTCAATCGTATTTTGGAGTTTTAAAATATCTTCCTTTCATTATATTAGCGAAGGTTGCTAGAAAAAAATTAGTGATGCACTTACATGGAAATCATCTACTCAATGAGTATAACGCATTGAAAGGAATGAAAAGAATCATTTTCCGTAAGTTGATTTCAATGTTTGATTACGGGATTGTTTTGTCGGAATCATTACGGTGTAATTTGGAACCTTTTTTAAAAAAAGAATCCATTTTTGAGTTGCATAATTTTTTTGAAGCATCATTAATTCTTCCTCTTGAAGATATAGTCCAACAAAAAGAGTACTCGGAGCTAAGAGTTGTGTTTTTAAGTAATTTAATGGAGGAAAAAGGAATTAATATTTTATTGGAAGCAGTAAAAAAATTAAAAGCCAAAGGAGTTGCCATTCGTTTAAAAGTAGCAGGAAACAAGATTAAAGAAAATGATTTATCTAATTATTTCAATACTTTGGATAGCGTTGATTATATAGGAGTAGTTCATGGGGAGGAAAAAAGGCAATTATTGCTTTGGAGTACTGTTTTTTGTTTACCCACTTTTTACAAAATGGAAGGGCAGCCCATAAGCATATTAGAGGCAATGGCGATGGGGAATTTAATACTCACAACTAGTCATGCTGGAATAACAGATGTTTGTAAAGAACAAAATGCTGTCTTTTGTGAAAAAAAAAATGTAGCAGATTTAGCCCATCAATTGGAACTTTTAGTTGATGATCAAAATCAGATTCGACAAAAAGGATTGTTCAATAGGCAATATGCCAATGCGTATTTTACAGAAGAATTGTTTATTGAAAACGCAAATAAAATTTTATTGCAATGTATCAACTAA
- a CDS encoding WcaF family extracellular polysaccharide biosynthesis acetyltransferase — translation MYQLKEFKLPKGFRGRNAFTVQLWWLVYFFLFKPSPQIMYGWRRFLLRLFGSKIGKKVILRPSCQITFPWKLEIGDYSWIGDEVVLYTLGEIKIGSNTIISQRSYLCTGSHDYTKTDFPIFAKPIRIDDSCWLAADVFVAPGVEIVSEVVVGARSSVFKSILEKGVYKGNPLIKE, via the coding sequence ATGTATCAACTAAAAGAGTTCAAACTTCCCAAGGGATTTAGAGGAAGGAATGCATTTACAGTACAACTCTGGTGGTTGGTTTACTTTTTTTTATTTAAACCATCACCACAGATTATGTATGGTTGGAGACGATTTTTATTAAGGCTTTTTGGTTCAAAAATTGGAAAAAAGGTAATTTTAAGGCCTTCTTGTCAAATAACGTTTCCCTGGAAGTTAGAAATTGGAGACTATTCTTGGATTGGAGACGAGGTTGTTTTGTATACGCTTGGCGAAATAAAAATAGGAAGCAATACGATCATTTCGCAAAGAAGTTATTTGTGTACTGGTTCCCATGATTATACGAAAACTGATTTTCCAATTTTTGCAAAACCAATACGTATTGATGATTCTTGCTGGTTAGCAGCAGATGTTTTTGTAGCTCCTGGAGTTGAAATCGTTAGTGAAGTTGTAGTAGGAGCAAGATCATCCGTTTTTAAAAGCATCTTAGAAAAAGGAGTGTATAAAGGGAATCCTTTAATTAAAGAATAA
- a CDS encoding WcaI family glycosyltransferase, with amino-acid sequence MNITIISNHYYPEDSGIGLYSTGMAEFLAKKHSVKVIAATPYYPQWKIHQEYDKKGLFSTEVINGVTIFRFKQFTPEIPTFKGRIFQMIHFFLGSFFNVFKIKKNDIVIVVMPFTISAILGWLVKKIRGGKLWIHIQDFEFDAAFETGISSKKGLLPRIVFRIERFILNQADYTSTISTGMLNKLETKSKTQKYFFPNWIDYSKINPNLAKPSGVFDSSKFNILYSGNIGAKQDWEFFIDFVRACQEIKHIQIYLIGEGARRKEVVECLKQFENCKYYPPVRYEELNDLLCNVDLHLLFQKNTVVDTVMPSKILGMMASAKPSIVTGNEHSEVRHNLEISEGGFYFYQDKKLQEIMGVVKKLIKNPEESKIIGDNARKFVVQKYSIESVLSQFQTDIENG; translated from the coding sequence ATGAATATAACAATTATCAGCAACCATTATTACCCAGAAGATAGTGGAATTGGGCTATATTCTACAGGAATGGCAGAGTTTTTAGCTAAAAAACATTCGGTTAAAGTGATTGCGGCAACTCCCTACTATCCACAATGGAAAATACATCAAGAATACGATAAAAAAGGGCTTTTTAGCACCGAAGTTATTAATGGTGTAACAATCTTTCGTTTTAAACAATTTACTCCTGAAATCCCCACATTCAAAGGGAGAATTTTTCAAATGATTCATTTTTTCCTAGGGTCATTTTTTAATGTTTTTAAAATAAAAAAAAATGATATTGTCATCGTTGTAATGCCTTTTACGATATCGGCAATTTTAGGCTGGTTGGTAAAAAAAATTCGAGGAGGTAAACTTTGGATTCACATTCAGGACTTTGAATTTGATGCTGCTTTCGAAACCGGAATTTCGAGTAAAAAAGGACTTTTACCCCGAATCGTTTTTAGAATAGAGCGTTTTATATTGAATCAAGCTGATTATACCAGTACAATTAGTACTGGGATGCTTAATAAATTAGAAACGAAATCAAAGACACAAAAATATTTTTTCCCCAATTGGATTGATTATTCAAAGATAAATCCTAATCTGGCAAAGCCAAGTGGAGTATTCGATTCTTCAAAATTTAATATTTTGTATTCTGGAAATATTGGCGCTAAGCAGGATTGGGAATTCTTTATAGATTTTGTTCGTGCTTGTCAAGAAATCAAGCATATACAGATTTATTTGATTGGCGAGGGAGCTAGACGCAAAGAGGTAGTTGAGTGTTTAAAACAATTTGAAAATTGTAAATATTATCCACCCGTTCGCTACGAGGAATTAAATGACTTGTTGTGCAATGTAGATTTGCACTTACTTTTTCAAAAAAATACGGTTGTTGATACCGTTATGCCATCAAAAATACTAGGAATGATGGCAAGTGCAAAACCTTCAATTGTTACTGGTAATGAACACTCAGAGGTGCGACATAATCTTGAAATTTCAGAAGGGGGATTTTATTTTTATCAGGATAAAAAACTTCAAGAAATAATGGGCGTTGTAAAAAAATTAATTAAAAACCCAGAGGAGTCCAAAATTATTGGCGATAATGCAAGAAAATTTGTAGTTCAAAAATATTCTATTGAAAGTGTTTTGAGTCAGTTTCAGACGGATATTGAAAATGGTTAA
- a CDS encoding UDP-glucuronic acid decarboxylase family protein — protein sequence MKRILITGAAGFLGSHLCDRFIKEGYFVIGMDNLITGDLKNIEHLFKLEHFEFYHHDITKFVHVPGELDYILHFASPASPIDYLKIPIQTLKVGSLGTHNLLGLARVKKARILIASTSEVYGDPLVHPQTEEYYGNVNTIGPRGVYDEAKRFQESITMAYHTFHGVETRIVRIFNTYGPRMRLNDGRVIPAFIGQAIRGEDLTIFGDGMQTRSFCYVDDQVEGIFRLLHSDYVYPVNIGNPDEITIKDFAEEIIKLTGTNQKVVYHPLPINDPLQRQPDITKAKELLGWEAKIGRAEGMKITYDYFKSLSKEELSKEEHKDFSSYIK from the coding sequence ATGAAAAGAATACTCATCACCGGAGCCGCTGGATTTTTAGGATCACATCTTTGTGACCGTTTTATTAAAGAAGGTTATTTTGTTATTGGAATGGATAATCTCATTACGGGAGATTTAAAAAATATAGAACATTTGTTCAAACTAGAGCATTTTGAATTTTACCATCACGATATTACAAAATTTGTTCATGTTCCTGGGGAATTAGATTATATTCTTCATTTTGCTTCGCCAGCAAGTCCAATAGATTATTTAAAAATTCCGATACAAACCTTAAAAGTGGGTTCGCTTGGAACGCATAATCTTTTAGGATTGGCACGTGTTAAAAAGGCGAGAATCCTTATTGCGTCTACTTCTGAAGTGTACGGAGATCCATTGGTTCATCCACAAACGGAAGAATATTATGGAAATGTAAACACAATTGGACCAAGAGGCGTTTATGACGAAGCTAAGCGTTTTCAGGAATCGATAACAATGGCATACCACACTTTTCATGGTGTTGAAACTCGAATAGTGAGAATTTTTAATACGTATGGACCAAGAATGCGACTTAATGATGGTCGAGTAATTCCAGCTTTTATAGGTCAGGCAATTCGTGGGGAAGACTTAACTATTTTTGGAGACGGTATGCAAACCCGTTCGTTTTGTTATGTAGATGATCAAGTTGAAGGCATTTTCAGATTATTACATTCTGATTATGTGTATCCAGTCAATATTGGAAATCCAGATGAAATTACCATCAAGGATTTTGCGGAAGAAATCATTAAACTGACAGGAACCAATCAAAAAGTAGTCTATCACCCATTACCAATAAATGACCCGTTACAGCGTCAGCCTGATATTACAAAGGCAAAAGAATTGCTGGGATGGGAGGCAAAAATAGGTCGCGCTGAAGGTATGAAAATCACGTATGATTATTTTAAATCGTTATCTAAAGAGGAACTTTCTAAAGAGGAACACAAAGATTTTTCGAGTTATATAAAATAG
- a CDS encoding undecaprenyl-phosphate glucose phosphotransferase, whose product MLASKTKTIRNDRYYLQLFQFNTNRDFVNIDKKPNWLYSLIMTASQTGRYSKYIRPISISIDLSVILILGFLFFKDLNLRMEYFSIYQIVGWCTIAFFIRFYGIYRFTTPLEILSKLVKQGVLFLLITIAFFPFSKQVVFSGMVIAMFISSAMVLITISKFLLFYYLKEYRILTGSNYRSAIIIGYTPEAIELKNLFETRNDYGYRFLGYFSDKKSNQNIKGKLADLKPFVIENCVDEIYCSLNEISNEHLKDLIEFADENNKTIKFIPDTKEIFSKNLKIDYYEFFPVLSLKKTMLHEPATMIFKRVFDIVFSSIIIVVLLSWLIPLLAILIKLESRGPVFFKQGRPGIDENEFFCYKFRSMKINKTTEKEASKNDPRVTKIGKFMRKTSLDEMPQFLNVLLGDMSVVGPRPHLWAQNKVYGNKVKKYMVRHCVKPGITGLAQVSGFRGEIETEADMINRIKFDVFYIENWSLILDLKIISQTIVNIFKGEEKAY is encoded by the coding sequence ATGTTGGCAAGCAAAACTAAAACGATTAGAAATGATAGGTATTACCTGCAGCTATTTCAATTTAATACTAACAGGGATTTCGTTAACATCGATAAAAAACCAAATTGGTTATATTCGTTAATTATGACTGCATCTCAAACAGGAAGATACTCAAAGTACATCAGACCCATTAGTATTTCAATAGATCTGAGTGTTATTTTGATTCTCGGTTTTTTGTTTTTCAAAGACCTTAATTTAAGGATGGAGTATTTTAGTATCTATCAGATAGTGGGCTGGTGTACGATTGCTTTTTTTATACGATTCTACGGAATATACCGCTTTACAACTCCACTAGAAATACTATCAAAACTTGTCAAACAAGGCGTTTTATTTCTTTTAATAACCATTGCTTTTTTCCCGTTTTCAAAACAAGTTGTTTTTAGCGGAATGGTGATTGCCATGTTTATTTCATCAGCTATGGTGCTAATTACGATTTCAAAATTTTTATTGTTTTATTATTTAAAAGAATATCGAATACTAACAGGAAGTAATTATAGAAGCGCTATTATTATTGGCTACACTCCTGAGGCAATTGAATTAAAAAATCTTTTTGAAACCAGAAATGATTATGGATATCGCTTTTTAGGCTATTTTTCAGATAAAAAATCAAATCAAAATATTAAAGGGAAATTAGCAGATTTGAAACCTTTTGTAATTGAAAATTGTGTCGATGAAATTTATTGCTCATTAAACGAAATTTCAAACGAACATTTGAAAGATTTAATCGAGTTTGCGGATGAAAACAATAAAACAATAAAATTCATACCAGATACAAAAGAGATTTTTTCAAAAAACTTAAAGATTGATTACTATGAATTTTTTCCAGTACTTTCTTTAAAAAAAACCATGCTTCATGAGCCTGCGACAATGATATTTAAAAGGGTTTTTGACATTGTTTTCTCTAGTATAATTATTGTAGTTCTTTTGTCATGGCTCATTCCATTGCTAGCAATTTTAATAAAATTAGAGTCCAGAGGGCCTGTTTTTTTCAAACAAGGAAGACCTGGAATTGATGAAAATGAATTTTTCTGTTATAAATTTCGTTCCATGAAAATCAATAAAACTACAGAAAAAGAAGCCTCAAAAAATGACCCACGCGTTACTAAAATAGGGAAGTTTATGAGAAAAACAAGTTTAGATGAAATGCCTCAATTTCTAAATGTTTTACTTGGAGACATGTCAGTTGTAGGACCACGACCGCATCTTTGGGCACAAAATAAAGTTTATGGGAATAAAGTTAAAAAATATATGGTACGCCATTGTGTTAAACCAGGAATTACAGGATTAGCTCAGGTTAGTGGTTTTCGTGGTGAAATCGAGACAGAAGCCGATATGATTAATAGAATAAAATTTGATGTTTTTTATATTGAAAATTGGTCTTTAATTCTAGATTTAAAAATAATTTCTCAAACAATAGTTAACATTTTTAAAGGCGAAGAAAAAGCGTATTAA
- a CDS encoding glycosyltransferase family 4 protein, with product MEEILIISNYYPPEKGAAANRIEQLALKLHQNNYTVSVICPLGNYPKGELFPEYRGKFCVTENLQNIIVKRLWIYPSNSKNIIKRLLSVLSFSLGLFFYLLFQKIPQKVVVQSPPLLLSFISVFVLSLKRKKIILNVSDLWPLAAVELKALKANSFSHRVSLFLERFIYKKASLILGQSNEIITHIHAIFPEKKCFLYRNFPDHKSIEMDLETQINEPIKIFYAGLFGVAQGVLEMCEKINLEGLNVELHLFGDGAEKKQIEALIESRKDTKIVFYGMMDRNALHRILKTFDITIVPLKTRIYGSVPSKIFEYGALGFPVLYFGGGEGEIITEKYNLGWVAKVGNYADLNEKLQTISAIQKAELDLMKKRIFNAVQTSFNLDTQIEDLIEKNAF from the coding sequence ATGGAAGAAATCCTCATCATATCCAATTATTATCCGCCAGAGAAAGGTGCAGCCGCAAATCGAATCGAGCAGCTGGCTTTAAAATTGCATCAAAACAATTATACTGTTTCTGTAATTTGTCCATTAGGCAATTATCCAAAAGGCGAATTATTTCCCGAATACAGAGGCAAATTTTGTGTTACTGAAAATCTACAAAATATCATTGTAAAACGCCTTTGGATTTATCCGAGCAATAGTAAAAACATCATCAAGAGACTCTTGTCTGTTTTATCATTTTCTTTAGGCTTGTTTTTTTACTTATTATTTCAAAAAATACCACAAAAAGTAGTCGTACAATCCCCGCCGTTATTGCTTTCTTTTATTTCTGTTTTTGTGCTTTCGCTGAAGCGAAAAAAAATCATTCTGAATGTTTCTGATTTATGGCCATTGGCTGCAGTTGAATTAAAGGCTTTAAAAGCCAATTCATTTTCGCATCGTGTTTCTTTGTTTTTAGAACGTTTTATATACAAAAAAGCAAGTTTAATTTTAGGACAGTCCAATGAAATCATAACTCATATCCACGCTATTTTTCCTGAAAAAAAGTGTTTTTTATATCGTAATTTTCCTGATCACAAATCCATTGAAATGGATTTGGAAACCCAAATAAATGAACCTATAAAAATTTTTTATGCTGGTCTTTTTGGTGTAGCACAAGGTGTTTTAGAAATGTGCGAAAAAATCAATTTAGAAGGATTAAATGTTGAATTACACCTATTTGGTGATGGAGCTGAAAAAAAACAAATAGAAGCACTAATTGAGTCTAGAAAAGACACAAAAATTGTTTTTTACGGAATGATGGATCGAAACGCTTTACATCGAATATTAAAAACGTTTGATATTACAATAGTCCCATTAAAAACAAGAATTTATGGCTCTGTTCCTTCTAAAATTTTCGAATATGGCGCATTGGGATTTCCAGTTCTATACTTTGGTGGTGGTGAAGGAGAAATCATAACAGAAAAGTACAATTTGGGCTGGGTAGCCAAAGTAGGAAACTATGCTGATTTGAATGAGAAATTGCAAACCATTTCAGCTATTCAAAAAGCAGAATTGGATTTAATGAAAAAACGGATTTTTAATGCCGTTCAAACTTCGTTTAATCTTGATACACAAATAGAAGATTTAATCGAAAAAAATGCCTTTTAA
- the wecB gene encoding non-hydrolyzing UDP-N-acetylglucosamine 2-epimerase — translation MKITIVAGARPNFIKIAPIIKAIEKKQSEGAEVSYRLIHTGQHYDKNLSDTFFEELNIPQPHANLEVKSGSQSVQTAAIMVAFEQELLQNPCDLLLVVGDVNSTMACTIVAKKLNIKVTHVEAGIRSGDMTMPEEINRIVTDSITDYFFTTSTWAGENLLKYGADSSNIHFVGNVMIDTLYQNLDRISAPFFWNEFNLETKDYIILTLHRPSNVDEEQSLIQLLQGIDQMVGAKKVIFPIHPRTKAILGATPLNLKNILFVEPQGYLNFMFLIKNSFAVITDSGGISEETTVLGIPCFTMRNNTERPETQTIGTNTLVGTSIDTLKEVFGNFLQNGTRKAGIPELWDGKAAERIIDILLSKK, via the coding sequence ATGAAAATCACAATAGTCGCAGGCGCAAGACCCAATTTTATAAAAATCGCTCCCATTATTAAAGCGATAGAGAAGAAGCAGTCAGAAGGTGCCGAAGTATCTTATCGGTTGATTCATACTGGCCAACATTACGACAAAAACCTCAGCGATACCTTTTTTGAGGAATTAAATATTCCGCAGCCACATGCAAACTTAGAAGTAAAAAGCGGATCACAATCAGTACAAACTGCCGCAATAATGGTCGCTTTTGAACAAGAATTACTGCAAAATCCATGTGATTTACTTTTGGTGGTTGGCGATGTCAACTCGACTATGGCCTGTACAATTGTTGCTAAAAAATTAAACATTAAAGTAACACATGTAGAGGCTGGTATTCGTTCAGGTGATATGACAATGCCAGAGGAAATCAATCGAATTGTTACGGATAGTATAACTGATTATTTTTTTACAACCTCAACTTGGGCAGGAGAAAATTTGTTGAAATATGGAGCGGATTCTTCTAATATTCATTTTGTTGGAAACGTGATGATAGATACTTTGTATCAAAACTTAGATCGAATTTCAGCACCATTTTTTTGGAATGAATTCAATTTAGAAACCAAGGATTACATCATTTTGACTTTACACCGTCCATCGAATGTTGATGAAGAGCAATCATTAATTCAGCTTTTACAAGGAATTGATCAAATGGTTGGTGCTAAAAAAGTGATTTTTCCAATTCATCCAAGAACAAAAGCAATTTTAGGTGCTACTCCATTAAACTTAAAAAATATTCTTTTTGTTGAACCACAAGGATATTTGAATTTTATGTTTTTAATTAAAAACAGTTTTGCTGTTATTACTGATTCTGGCGGGATTTCAGAAGAAACTACAGTTTTAGGAATTCCTTGTTTTACTATGCGAAACAATACGGAAAGACCCGAAACTCAAACCATAGGAACAAATACTTTAGTTGGAACATCAATTGACACTCTAAAAGAAGTGTTTGGAAATTTTCTTCAAAATGGCACTCGAAAAGCTGGAATTCCTGAACTTTGGGACGGAAAAGCTGCTGAACGAATAATCGATATTTTACTTTCAAAAAAATAA
- a CDS encoding phenylacetate--CoA ligase family protein, with amino-acid sequence MFRLFDLSLRLNGFPMQEAKAELRKIISFSEKEHADFVQNKKLEIVHFHLQNNSFYSDLVGMTTFKNWEDLPVLNKKNLQKPLLERLSNNYSPKNSYVNKTSGSSGTPFIFAKDNYCHAMTWASNIYRFGWHGIDFNTSYQARFYGIPMDFIGNKKERFKDFLSHRFRFPIFDLSDEVLEKMLKKFQLKKFDYINGYTSSIVLFAKFLQKKNIVLTTICPTLKVCIVTSEMLFEEDKLLLEKQFGIPIVNEYGASELDLIAFESRSIGTKDEWQVNSETLLVEILDDNNKAVPNGTSGRIVITSLFNKAHPFIRYDIGDIGILDEKSTLQKPILKKLIGRTNDVAILPSGKKSPGLTFYYVTKSIIEDDGNVKEFVIKQTKIDTFEIEYVSETQLNLAQIKKIEEAIALYLENDLVFIFHKKEKLERNKSGKLKQFVSFVK; translated from the coding sequence ATGTTTAGACTATTCGACTTATCCTTGCGACTAAATGGCTTCCCTATGCAGGAAGCTAAAGCCGAATTGCGAAAAATTATATCATTTTCTGAAAAAGAACATGCTGATTTTGTTCAAAATAAAAAATTGGAAATTGTCCATTTTCATCTTCAAAATAACTCTTTTTACAGCGATTTAGTAGGCATGACCACTTTTAAAAACTGGGAAGACTTGCCTGTTTTAAATAAAAAAAACTTACAAAAACCTTTGCTGGAGAGGCTTTCCAATAACTATTCTCCTAAAAACAGTTACGTAAATAAAACGTCCGGTTCCAGCGGAACTCCTTTTATTTTTGCCAAAGACAACTATTGTCATGCCATGACTTGGGCTTCCAACATCTACCGATTTGGTTGGCATGGGATCGATTTTAATACTTCCTATCAGGCACGTTTTTATGGAATTCCAATGGATTTTATTGGTAACAAAAAAGAACGTTTCAAGGATTTTTTGAGTCATAGGTTTCGGTTCCCCATTTTCGATTTGTCAGATGAAGTTTTAGAAAAGATGCTGAAAAAATTTCAGCTGAAAAAATTCGATTATATCAACGGTTATACGAGTTCGATTGTTTTATTTGCGAAATTTTTACAAAAGAAAAACATCGTATTAACAACTATTTGTCCCACTTTGAAAGTATGTATAGTGACTTCTGAAATGCTTTTTGAAGAAGATAAACTGCTTTTAGAAAAACAATTTGGGATTCCTATTGTCAATGAATACGGTGCTTCCGAACTAGATTTGATTGCTTTTGAATCCCGAAGCATCGGGACTAAAGACGAATGGCAAGTCAATTCGGAAACCTTGTTAGTGGAAATTTTGGATGATAATAATAAAGCAGTTCCAAATGGTACTTCTGGTCGCATCGTCATAACTTCTTTGTTCAATAAAGCGCATCCATTCATACGATATGACATTGGCGATATTGGAATTCTAGACGAAAAAAGTACATTACAAAAACCGATTCTCAAAAAATTAATTGGCCGAACCAATGATGTTGCCATTTTACCCAGCGGGAAAAAATCACCTGGCCTTACCTTTTATTATGTGACAAAAAGCATTATTGAAGACGACGGAAATGTAAAAGAATTTGTGATAAAACAAACCAAAATAGATACTTTTGAAATTGAATATGTGAGCGAAACCCAATTAAATTTGGCACAAATTAAAAAAATTGAAGAGGCGATTGCACTTTATTTAGAAAATGATTTGGTGTTCATCTTCCATAAAAAAGAAAAATTAGAACGAAACAAAAGCGGAAAATTAAAACAATTTGTTTCATTTGTAAAATAA